The following proteins are co-located in the bacterium genome:
- a CDS encoding aspartyl/asparaginyl beta-hydroxylase domain-containing protein: MSPGSLPVAAALGVWIGAGLYVHFRGRERLAFMRQLADHSTLLAPYNAFVYATSAVPRSPRLALADFPELRILSGAWETIRDEGLALYEAGHVHVAERHNDLAFNSFYKRDWRRFYLKWYGRPLPSAQRLCPQTVALLRATPSVHAAMFTVLAPHSHLVRHRDPFAGAVRFHLGLRTPNSDACRIFIDGEPYVWRDGEAVVFDETYIHRAENTTDLPRLILFCDVERPLRGRVATAINRFAIHRVMRLTATANVDGEPVGLANRVFERLYRVRLVMKTLRKRNRRAYYALSWGTKLGVAALLVWLALR, encoded by the coding sequence ATGTCCCCCGGATCGCTGCCCGTGGCCGCCGCCCTCGGCGTCTGGATCGGCGCGGGCCTCTACGTCCACTTCCGGGGCCGCGAGCGGCTCGCGTTCATGCGCCAGCTCGCCGACCACTCGACGCTGCTGGCGCCCTACAACGCCTTCGTCTATGCCACCTCGGCGGTGCCGCGCTCGCCGCGGCTCGCCCTCGCCGACTTCCCGGAGCTGCGCATCCTCTCCGGCGCCTGGGAGACGATCCGCGACGAGGGCCTGGCGCTCTACGAGGCCGGCCACGTGCACGTCGCCGAGCGGCACAACGATCTCGCCTTCAACTCGTTCTACAAGCGCGACTGGCGGCGCTTCTACCTCAAGTGGTACGGCCGCCCGCTGCCGTCCGCCCAGCGGCTGTGCCCGCAGACGGTCGCGCTGCTGCGCGCGACGCCGAGCGTCCACGCCGCGATGTTCACGGTGCTCGCTCCGCACAGCCACCTCGTGCGCCATCGCGATCCGTTCGCCGGCGCGGTGCGCTTCCACCTCGGCCTGCGGACGCCCAACTCCGACGCCTGCCGCATCTTCATCGACGGCGAGCCGTACGTCTGGCGCGACGGCGAGGCGGTGGTCTTCGACGAGACCTACATCCATCGCGCCGAGAACACGACCGACCTCCCCCGCCTGATCCTCTTCTGCGACGTCGAGCGCCCGCTGCGCGGCCGGGTCGCGACCGCGATCAACCGCTTCGCGATCCATCGGGTGATGCGCCTCACCGCGACGGCGAACGTCGACGGCGAGCCGGTCGGCCTCGCCAACCGCGTCTTCGAGCGGCTCTACCGCGTGCGGCTCGTCATGAAGACGCTGCGCAAGCGCAACCGACGTGCATACTACGCCCTCAGCTGGGGCACGAAGCTCGGCGTCGCCGCGCTGCTCGTCTGGCTCGCGCTGCGCTGA
- a CDS encoding DUF2238 domain-containing protein — translation MPALCLVLFAVVWIACAIAPRYRADWAIENLPTAVLLPLVLVAHRRVGFSDRAWVQGTLFLVLHTIGSHYTYSEVPIGDWVRDGLGLGRNHYDRWVHFAFGLLLLRPIREIGFRGRELDRATTLFFCVAVVAWWSVVYELVEWLVASVADPQAGTAYLGTQGDEWDAQKDMGLAVLGAMLAAIPEWWAPVPKRA, via the coding sequence GTGCCCGCGCTGTGCCTCGTGCTCTTCGCGGTCGTCTGGATCGCGTGCGCGATCGCCCCCCGCTACCGCGCCGACTGGGCGATCGAGAACCTGCCGACGGCGGTCCTGCTGCCGCTCGTCCTCGTCGCGCATCGGCGCGTCGGCTTCTCGGATCGCGCCTGGGTGCAGGGAACGCTCTTCCTCGTCCTGCACACGATCGGCAGTCACTACACGTACTCCGAGGTACCGATCGGCGACTGGGTGCGCGACGGCCTCGGTCTCGGACGCAACCACTACGACCGCTGGGTCCATTTCGCGTTCGGGCTCCTGCTGCTGCGGCCGATCCGCGAGATCGGCTTCCGCGGCCGCGAGCTCGACCGGGCGACGACGCTCTTCTTCTGCGTCGCTGTCGTGGCCTGGTGGAGCGTCGTCTACGAGCTGGTCGAGTGGCTGGTCGCGAGCGTCGCCGATCCCCAGGCGGGAACCGCCTACCTCGGCACCCAGGGCGACGAGTGGGACGCGCAGAAGGACATGGGCCTCGCCGTCCTCGGCGCGATGCTGGCCGCCATCCCCGAGTGGTGGGCGCCGGTGCCGAAGCGCGCCTGA
- a CDS encoding transcriptional regulator → MVADGSPGRTQTLRQALLALLRQGPRTTFDLSRLARLREKDVATHLEHVARSLRHADERLVVTPAVCRGCGFVFRDRRRLTRPSGCPRCRAETVEAPRFHVEPVRRRSTATSGGGGLG, encoded by the coding sequence ATCGTGGCCGACGGCAGTCCCGGACGGACGCAGACGCTGCGGCAGGCGCTCCTGGCGCTGCTGCGGCAGGGCCCCCGCACCACCTTCGACCTCTCGCGGCTCGCCCGCCTGCGCGAGAAGGACGTCGCGACCCACCTGGAGCACGTCGCGCGCTCCCTGCGGCACGCCGACGAGCGTCTCGTCGTGACGCCCGCGGTCTGCCGCGGCTGTGGCTTCGTGTTCCGTGACCGGCGCCGGCTGACGCGCCCGAGCGGCTGCCCGCGCTGCCGCGCGGAGACGGTCGAGGCGCCGCGCTTCCACGTCGAGCCGGTGCGCCGACGGTCGACGGCGACCAGCGGCGGCGGTGGGCTCGGCTGA
- a CDS encoding nitroreductase family deazaflavin-dependent oxidoreductase has protein sequence MAGPDPLRRFVHRLPLHLAPLGIDRLVARLTGVPWIVLETVGRRTGRRHTVVLDVLHHDPGRDVYYVQPAYGARADWVQNALHTSDVTARVGGRHVHARARDATGAEGAEATLRLVRAHPWYARVVAFLVGHVHGLERSDDALRPELARLCTVALDVVPDAPV, from the coding sequence GTGGCCGGACCCGATCCGCTGCGCCGTTTCGTCCATCGCCTGCCGCTCCACCTCGCGCCGCTCGGCATCGATCGGCTCGTCGCCCGGCTGACGGGCGTCCCCTGGATCGTGCTGGAGACGGTGGGTCGCCGCACGGGGCGGCGGCACACGGTCGTGCTCGACGTCCTGCACCACGATCCGGGTCGCGACGTCTACTACGTGCAGCCGGCGTACGGCGCGCGAGCCGATTGGGTGCAGAACGCGCTGCACACCTCGGACGTCACCGCTCGCGTCGGCGGGCGGCATGTCCATGCCCGGGCGCGCGACGCCACCGGCGCCGAGGGCGCCGAGGCGACGCTGCGGCTGGTGCGGGCGCATCCCTGGTATGCCCGCGTGGTGGCGTTCCTCGTCGGCCACGTGCACGGGCTCGAACGGTCCGACGACGCGCTCCGTCCCGAGCTGGCGCGCCTCTGCACCGTCGCCCTCGACGTGGTGCCGGACGCGCCGGTTTGA
- a CDS encoding class I SAM-dependent methyltransferase — protein MSESLLRVRPDDPEYLRLAAAEAAFWRAAHPYGLETIEARQQPGPVDRYTNEQYTGDPRVPWHRTIARYGRFRRGLMLGTSGLGLEAEILATNPDLHLTFVDLSEGPLVRRMAQLGARFPGRVAVRTADLNFLTLDVGTYDLVLSRASIHHVTNLEHLAAEIARGLQPGGWCFLEDWVGEPRFAFAPEKRRAFEVLYDRNLASQPGRRPGLRFLDASDLSPFCGVRSDEILPVFGRFLRQDFVRWAGALTVPLMRARPLDGVTLPPPPPLLRALDAVHRSICRALGRPVPAPRIPGLAALLETLAIGDRMLVPAGLIRPGNAFAGFRSTA, from the coding sequence GTGTCCGAGAGCCTGCTCCGCGTTCGGCCCGACGATCCAGAATACCTCCGGCTGGCGGCCGCGGAGGCGGCGTTCTGGCGCGCGGCGCACCCCTACGGCCTCGAGACGATCGAGGCCCGGCAGCAGCCCGGCCCGGTCGACCGCTACACCAACGAGCAGTACACGGGCGACCCGCGCGTCCCCTGGCATCGCACGATCGCGCGCTACGGCAGGTTCCGGCGCGGGCTCATGCTGGGGACGAGCGGTCTCGGCCTGGAGGCCGAGATCCTGGCGACGAACCCCGACCTGCACCTGACCTTCGTCGATCTCAGCGAGGGGCCGCTCGTGCGCCGGATGGCGCAGCTGGGCGCGCGCTTCCCCGGCCGCGTCGCCGTACGGACGGCCGATCTCAATTTCCTCACCCTCGACGTGGGCACCTACGACCTCGTGCTGTCGCGCGCGTCCATCCACCACGTCACGAACCTCGAGCACCTCGCGGCCGAGATCGCGCGCGGGCTGCAGCCGGGCGGCTGGTGCTTCCTCGAGGATTGGGTCGGCGAGCCGCGCTTCGCGTTCGCGCCCGAGAAACGCCGCGCCTTCGAGGTGCTCTACGACCGCAACCTGGCCTCGCAGCCGGGCCGGCGGCCCGGGCTGCGCTTCCTCGACGCCAGCGATCTCAGCCCGTTCTGCGGGGTTCGCTCGGACGAGATCCTGCCGGTCTTCGGCCGGTTCCTGCGCCAGGACTTCGTGCGCTGGGCCGGGGCGCTCACCGTCCCGCTCATGCGCGCGCGGCCGCTCGACGGGGTGACCCTGCCGCCTCCACCGCCGCTCCTGCGGGCGCTGGATGCGGTCCATCGCAGCATCTGCCGTGCCCTCGGCCGGCCGGTCCCGGCGCCGCGTATCCCCGGCCTCGCGGCCCTGCTCGAGACGCTCGCGATCGGCGATCGGATGCTGGTTCCGGCAGGCCTCATCCGGCCCGGCAATGCCTTTGCCGGCTTTCGCTCGACTGCGTAG